One Thermomicrobiales bacterium genomic region harbors:
- a CDS encoding sugar ABC transporter permease, which translates to MAQATSALSQPAPAPTTLTAPRSVRLRKIIGPYAFILPKLLIFAVFMLYPLIRAGALTFQGGAILSGLKWVGFRNYEKIIHDELFWTSLKNTVYYTVLVIPTVLIVGIGLAALLNRPIRFRPLWIVLLIVPNVASTVAASVIWTYLLQTDGGVINRIIGVFGIGPINFLGTPEYVIPVFVALEVWRGAGFYMILFLAAMQSIPKHLYDAAAIDGATGFQAFRLVTLPLMRPTILFATVMATIWNLQLFDSPYVMTKGGPGHASTTVVMYIYQQAFRYDSMGLAATMSVILLLIIMTLALLQLVIFRKEVQF; encoded by the coding sequence GTGGCGCAAGCAACGAGCGCGCTAAGCCAACCGGCCCCCGCTCCGACAACACTCACCGCTCCCCGGAGCGTCCGGCTCAGAAAGATCATCGGTCCCTACGCCTTCATTCTTCCGAAGCTGCTCATCTTTGCGGTGTTCATGCTCTATCCGCTCATCCGGGCGGGAGCGCTTACCTTTCAGGGGGGCGCGATTCTATCCGGTCTCAAATGGGTCGGATTTCGTAACTACGAAAAGATCATCCATGATGAGCTCTTCTGGACCAGCCTGAAGAACACGGTTTATTACACCGTGCTGGTCATCCCCACGGTTTTGATCGTTGGTATTGGATTGGCCGCCCTACTCAACCGGCCGATCCGCTTTCGCCCGCTCTGGATCGTGCTGCTGATCGTTCCGAACGTCGCGTCCACCGTGGCGGCATCGGTGATCTGGACCTACTTGCTGCAAACCGATGGCGGGGTGATCAACCGCATCATCGGCGTTTTCGGCATTGGCCCGATCAACTTTCTTGGCACACCCGAGTATGTGATTCCGGTCTTCGTTGCGCTCGAAGTCTGGCGCGGGGCCGGGTTCTACATGATCCTCTTCCTGGCTGCCATGCAGAGTATCCCGAAGCATCTCTATGACGCGGCCGCCATCGATGGCGCCACGGGGTTTCAGGCGTTCCGGTTGGTGACTCTCCCGCTCATGCGCCCAACCATTCTGTTTGCTACGGTGATGGCGACTATCTGGAACCTGCAACTCTTCGATTCACCGTATGTCATGACCAAAGGCGGCCCCGGACACGCTTCGACCACGGTGGTCATGTACATCTATCAGCAGGCGTTCCGTTACGACTCTATGGGGCTGGCAGCAACGATGTCGGTCATCCTCCTGCTGATCATCATGACCCTGGCGCTTCTGCAGCTCGTCATCTTCCGCAAGGAGGTTCAATTCTGA